One window of Suricata suricatta isolate VVHF042 chromosome 6, meerkat_22Aug2017_6uvM2_HiC, whole genome shotgun sequence genomic DNA carries:
- the LOC115293503 gene encoding 40S ribosomal protein S27-like — translation MSFHGGQPPHKNVALSEVLFHLSPEEEKRKHRKKCLMQSPNSYSMDRKCPGCYKITTIFSQAQTLVLCFGCSILLGQPTGGKARLTEGCSFRQKEH, via the coding sequence ATGAGTTTCCACGGGGGACAGCCTCCCCACAAGAACGTGGCCCTCTCAGAGGTCCTCTTTCATCTCTCtccagaagaggagaagaggaagcacAGGAAGAAGTGCCTAATGCAGAGCCCCAACTCCTATTCCATGGACAGGAAGTGTCCAGGATGCTACAAAATCACCACCATCTTTAGCCAGGCACAAACACTAgttttgtgttttggctgctccaTTCTCCTTGGCCAACCTACAGGAGGAAAAGCAAGGCTCACAGAAGGATGCTCCTTCAGACAGAAGGAGCACTAA